The following are encoded together in the Zingiber officinale cultivar Zhangliang chromosome 8A, Zo_v1.1, whole genome shotgun sequence genome:
- the LOC122010533 gene encoding transcription repressor OFP2-like has protein sequence MQTNSATAPPLQHTERKDYLLNRSSSYIPSKGRNPAATDLADQPPTAKSSSNMGRKDSELCVHPNSSVSGLEIAAIKLPPIVTEPKKKQVPVHDTKDTIDKREERRSASGSGSIRCRTKQRRKNSPRIARRTAASPVRGTRALSESMVVVKTSSNPRGDFMESMMEMIMEYRIRERKDLEQLRACYLSLNSMEFHEEINKRLEVL, from the exons ATGCAGACTAATTCAGCAACTGCACCTCCACTGCAACACACAGAACGGAAAGACTACCTCCTCAACAGATCTTCCTCCTACATCCCTAGCAAAGGAAGAAATCCCGCCGCCACTGATCTCGCAGACCAACCTCCGACGGCCAAATCTTCTTCGAACATGGGAAGAAAGGATTCAGAACTGTGCGTCCATCCAAATTCTTCTGTTTCTGGCTTAGAAATAGCAGCGATTAAGCTTCCGCCTATAGTGACCGAGCCAAAGAAGAAACAAGTGCCGGTGCATGACACGAAGGATACAATTGAcaagagagaagaaaggagatcGGCTTCGGGATCGGGATCGATTCGTTGTCGGACTAAGCAACGACGGAAGAACTCTCCAAGGATAGCGAGGAGGACTGCTGCGAGCCCAGTACGAGGGACAAGAGCATTGAGCGAAAGCATGGTGGTCGTCAAGACGTCGTCAAATCCACGTGGGGATTTTATGGAGTCGATGATGGAGATGATCATGGAGTACAGAATCCGAGAGAGGAAAGATTTGGAACAGCTGCGCGCATGCTACTTGTCGTTGAATTCCATGGAGTTTCACGAAGAGATCAACAAG CGATTAGAGGTCCTGTGA